Proteins from one Staphylococcus sp. IVB6214 genomic window:
- a CDS encoding DUF445 family protein, which translates to MKVLLLLLFMMGVGAVIGGVTNIIAIRMLFHPYKPYYLFGRRIPFTPGLIPKRREEVAVKIGQVVEDHLLTESLIREKLNAPEMRQTIKQTVTNQVERLKRDDMTIQTIAEHFDIEVVHTSNQWLEQFVTEQLRKKYTQHRDQSIGAVIPQEVVDVLDHKVAELDGVLLDKARDYLQSGKGYNDICMMLDTFFIEKGKIISMLQMFMTNEAIATRIQTELVRLTNHPKARQILATQIDKEYQSFKMMKVEELMSEDQFERFNGNVAEYVLQQFKVRERAHQPLNRLVPQLFERLDIDGIDKITDLILSVLANRLSSIMRRVNIRGLIEEQINRFELDYIEKLILEIAGKELKLITLLGFILGGLIGIFQGIIAIFV; encoded by the coding sequence ATGAAAGTTTTACTATTATTATTGTTTATGATGGGGGTCGGTGCCGTCATCGGTGGCGTGACGAACATCATTGCTATTAGGATGTTGTTTCATCCTTATAAACCATATTACCTATTTGGACGTCGTATCCCATTTACACCTGGATTGATTCCGAAAAGAAGAGAAGAAGTAGCGGTAAAAATCGGTCAAGTGGTTGAAGACCATCTATTAACGGAATCGTTAATACGTGAAAAACTGAACGCACCTGAGATGAGACAAACAATCAAACAAACAGTGACGAATCAAGTAGAACGACTCAAGCGAGACGACATGACGATTCAAACGATCGCTGAACATTTTGATATAGAAGTGGTTCATACGAGTAATCAGTGGCTTGAGCAATTTGTAACGGAACAGTTGAGAAAGAAGTATACACAACATCGTGACCAATCAATTGGTGCGGTCATTCCACAAGAAGTGGTAGATGTTTTAGATCATAAAGTGGCTGAACTAGATGGTGTATTGTTAGACAAAGCACGTGATTATTTGCAATCGGGCAAAGGTTATAACGACATTTGTATGATGTTAGATACATTCTTTATTGAAAAAGGCAAGATTATTTCTATGCTGCAAATGTTCATGACGAATGAAGCGATTGCAACGCGTATTCAAACGGAGTTAGTACGTTTAACGAATCATCCGAAAGCGCGTCAAATATTAGCGACACAAATCGACAAAGAATATCAATCGTTTAAAATGATGAAAGTGGAAGAACTCATGTCTGAAGATCAGTTTGAACGTTTCAATGGCAATGTTGCAGAATATGTTTTGCAACAGTTTAAAGTTCGCGAGCGTGCACATCAACCATTAAATCGACTCGTACCGCAATTGTTTGAACGATTAGATATTGATGGGATTGATAAAATCACGGATCTTATTTTAAGTGTACTTGCCAACCGCTTATCGTCTATTATGCGTCGTGTGAATATCCGTGGATTGATTGAAGAACAAATTAACCGTTTTGAATTAGATTATATCGAAAAGCTTATTTTGGAAATTGCTGGTAAAGAACTTAAATTAATTACTTTACTTGGATTCATATTAGGTGGTTTGATTGGAATCTTCCAAGGAATCATTGCAATCTTTGTATAA
- a CDS encoding helix-turn-helix transcriptional regulator, with the protein MDRQSFTDLIQAKFKMVRIEAGYTQDTMAQTIGLSKKTLVQIEKERVLPNWTTCVSICALFRDSEVLNSTFGCDPLEIVQTISRNQAAYPKYSTVSDIYWETLSSKGGYILQANKVSELYRVLDADKQPLYGTAKQREAETYFQRHAKDDLIRA; encoded by the coding sequence ATGGATAGACAAAGTTTTACAGATTTAATTCAAGCAAAATTTAAAATGGTGCGTATCGAGGCGGGATACACACAAGATACAATGGCTCAAACAATCGGATTATCAAAAAAGACGCTTGTTCAAATCGAAAAAGAACGTGTGTTACCAAACTGGACAACATGTGTTTCAATTTGTGCGTTATTTAGAGATTCTGAAGTTTTGAATAGTACATTTGGTTGTGATCCGTTAGAAATCGTTCAAACAATTTCACGCAATCAAGCGGCATATCCAAAATATTCAACAGTAAGTGATATTTATTGGGAAACACTTTCATCAAAAGGCGGATATATTTTACAAGCAAACAAGGTGAGTGAATTATACCGTGTGTTAGATGCAGATAAACAACCTTTATACGGTACGGCAAAACAAAGAGAAGCTGAAACATACTTCCAACGTCATGCCAAAGATGATTTAATCCGTGCTTAA
- a CDS encoding YlbF/YmcA family competence regulator yields MAVNLYDYANKLEQALRESDEYKAIKDAYAQVNANADSKKLFDEFRETQLNFQQKQMQGEQVTEEEIKQAQEQAQEIEKDENISALMNAEQKMSQVFQEINQIIVKPLDEIYQD; encoded by the coding sequence ATGGCTGTAAATTTATATGATTACGCAAACAAATTAGAACAAGCGTTACGTGAAAGTGACGAATATAAGGCAATTAAAGATGCATATGCACAAGTAAATGCAAATGCAGATTCAAAAAAATTGTTTGATGAATTCCGTGAAACACAATTAAACTTCCAACAAAAACAAATGCAAGGTGAACAAGTGACTGAGGAAGAAATCAAACAAGCGCAAGAACAAGCGCAAGAAATTGAAAAAGATGAAAACATCTCTGCATTAATGAATGCTGAACAAAAAATGAGTCAAGTATTCCAAGAAATTAACCAAATTATTGTGAAACCATTAGACGAAATCTATCAAGACTAA
- a CDS encoding DNA repair exonuclease, whose product MVKFLHCADLHLDSPFVSKQHLSPSILRDVENSAYESFRKIVDIALREQVDFVIISGDLFDQRNRTLKAEVFLKEEFERLQKEQIFIYIVHGNHDPLSDRITSNWPNNVTVFSNKVETYQAITKTGDKVHIHGFSYETDASYENKIDDYPTNEDRQAIHIGVLHGTYSKSGVSDRYTEFRLEDLNKKLYHYWALGHIHKRQQLSDLPEINYPGNIQGRHFKEQGEKGCLIVEGDYAKLETRFVPTQFIRFESAVLDVTQITQQGLYEEIQAFKDSVRSLGRAFYRLQLNVPGDERIDHQVLEQVKAMIIDYEENEQYFVIIDTLDIHYTELDTPSIFDEFDDELLKKDEIYEAALSDLYMNPKASKYLDHYMEHDRQALIKRAEEMIQAELKGADKR is encoded by the coding sequence ATGGTTAAATTTTTGCATTGTGCAGATTTACATCTTGATAGTCCATTTGTATCAAAGCAACATCTAAGTCCAAGTATTTTGAGAGATGTGGAAAACAGTGCATATGAGAGTTTTAGAAAGATAGTTGATATCGCACTACGTGAACAGGTTGATTTTGTCATTATTAGTGGTGATTTATTTGATCAACGCAATCGAACATTGAAAGCTGAAGTGTTTTTAAAGGAAGAGTTTGAACGCTTACAGAAAGAACAAATATTTATTTACATCGTTCATGGAAATCATGATCCATTATCTGATCGAATTACTTCTAATTGGCCAAACAATGTCACAGTCTTCTCAAATAAGGTTGAAACATATCAAGCGATTACGAAAACAGGTGACAAAGTCCATATCCACGGATTTAGTTACGAAACCGATGCAAGTTATGAAAATAAAATTGATGATTATCCGACAAATGAAGATCGTCAAGCGATTCATATCGGTGTATTACATGGAACTTATAGTAAGTCAGGGGTTTCAGATCGATATACAGAATTCAGATTAGAAGATTTGAACAAAAAACTATATCACTATTGGGCTCTCGGCCATATTCATAAGCGCCAACAATTGAGTGATTTACCCGAAATCAATTATCCGGGTAATATTCAAGGGCGACATTTTAAAGAACAAGGTGAAAAGGGATGCTTAATTGTAGAAGGTGATTATGCCAAGTTAGAAACACGATTCGTGCCGACACAATTTATTCGTTTTGAGTCTGCAGTGCTAGACGTTACACAGATTACACAACAAGGACTTTATGAAGAGATACAAGCATTCAAGGACAGTGTTAGAAGTTTAGGACGTGCCTTTTATCGTTTACAACTCAATGTACCTGGAGATGAACGCATTGATCATCAAGTATTAGAACAAGTGAAAGCGATGATTATCGATTATGAAGAGAATGAACAGTATTTTGTGATAATTGATACGTTGGATATTCATTATACAGAATTAGATACACCATCCATTTTTGATGAGTTTGATGACGAACTGTTGAAGAAAGATGAGATTTATGAAGCGGCATTAAGTGACCTTTATATGAATCCGAAAGCTTCAAAATACTTAGATCATTACATGGAACACGATCGACAAGCATTGATAAAACGTGCAGAAGAGATGATTCAAGCGGAACTGAAGGGAGCTGATAAGCGATGA